The Estrella lausannensis genomic sequence CAGCGGCTTTGATTTACCGCACTCTCAATGATTTTGAATCTGCATGCCCAAAATTGCCTCGGGATATTCACATATTAACTGCAAAATATTTGAATACAAAAGAGCTGCTTACGATGCGGTTAGTTTCAACGGAGTTAAAAGCAGTCGCTGAAATGGAGTTAATCGACCGATTGAATAGCGGGACTATATCTCCAAACGAATTAAAACTTCATTCGCTGCCTTCGCTCATCGAATATTTTGGTGACCTAGCAAAACGGATCACCCGAATTCGGTATCAGGACGTAGAGCAACAGTTTGATATAACGCTGCTCAGTCAATTTCCGAGGCTAACTCACTTGGATTTGTACGGTTGCACGCAGATTACCGATTTAAGCTCCCTTGAGCATTGTCCCGATTTAATCGAATTGGATCTGAATTCGTGTGAGCAGATTACCGACTTAAGCTTCCTTGCATATTGTCCCAATTTAACTCATTTGGACCTGATATGGTGCGAACAGATTACTGACTTGAGTTTCCTTGAGAGCTGTCCGAAGTTGACCTATCTGGATTTGGGAGGATGCTGGGAAGTTACCGACCTAAGCTTTCTTGAGTATTGCCCTCATTTGACTTTTCTCGGTCTTATGGGGTGCAGCCGGATTGTTGACTTTAGTTTCCTTCTGCGCTGCTTGAATCTAACTGATTTGGATCTGAGCAATTGCAAGCAGCTTACCGACGCAAGCTTTCTTGCACGGTTTTCAAATTTGACCCATCTCTATCTGATGGGGTGTAGGCGGATTGCTGACTTTAGCTTCCTTGAACACTGTCCGCATTTGACTGAGTTAGATCTGGGCAATTGCAGGCAGATTACTGACTTAAGCTTCCTTACACATTGTCCGCATTTGACTTATTTGAATTTGGGGGAGTGTGGGCAACTTACCGACTTGAGCTTACTGGCGAGTTGTCCGGAATTGAATGAGTTAAATCTGGCGCACTGCACGCAGACGACTGACTTTAGTTTTCTTGAACATTGTCCGCATTTGACTGACTTGAATCTGGAGGGTTGCAGCCAGATTGCCGACTGGAGCTTTCTTGAGCGCTGCCCCTCTTTGACTCAGTTGAATCTGGAGGGGTGCGCCCAGATTATGAATCTGAGCTTCCTTGAGCGTTTTCCGCATTTGACGTATTTGAATTTGAGGGGATGCCGGCAGCTTACCGACTTGAGTGTCCTTGCCGATTGCCCGAAGTTGATGTGGTTGAGTGTGGGGTACTGTGACCAGATTATCGATTTTAACTTCCTTCAGCATTGTACGCAGTTGACTTATTTGGGTCTGGATCGCTGCCGTCAGATTATGGACTTCAGCTTCCTTGAGAGTTTTCCTCATTTGACAGACTTGAACCTGCAGGACTGTAGGCAGATTACCGATTTTAGTTTCCTTGCGAGCTGTCCAAATTTGATTCATTTGAACCTGCAGGACTGTCGGCAGCTTACCGATTGGAGCTTCCTTGAGCGACTTCCGAATCTGAAGAGCTACAGGTCTTGTGAGGGCGAATTGGTGAAAATTCGATCACGCTAGGCGACAGCTCCCTACGCGAGTGTTCAGCAACTTAAGTCATGCGATTTCAGCTCATGGGGGTTCCCATGGCTTGGCAAATGGTCGCCTTAGAAGTCTCAAGCGGGCATTTGGTTCTTCGCAAAATCAGACTATCTTATGCAGGTTTCTCGACGCCTTCCGATCGCCCTCTCACTTCCTGAGAAGGCGTTTATTTGATACCCCAAAAAAACTCTCCCTGC encodes the following:
- a CDS encoding leucine-rich repeat domain-containing protein — translated: MQFNAITPIYQGETTHPYEKAGFLRGATHFFNFGQDAYQIEYLDGKSNLALKSSTDHKPSWIGIALRVAALFTLIIPLCALAAALIYRTLNDFESACPKLPRDIHILTAKYLNTKELLTMRLVSTELKAVAEMELIDRLNSGTISPNELKLHSLPSLIEYFGDLAKRITRIRYQDVEQQFDITLLSQFPRLTHLDLYGCTQITDLSSLEHCPDLIELDLNSCEQITDLSFLAYCPNLTHLDLIWCEQITDLSFLESCPKLTYLDLGGCWEVTDLSFLEYCPHLTFLGLMGCSRIVDFSFLLRCLNLTDLDLSNCKQLTDASFLARFSNLTHLYLMGCRRIADFSFLEHCPHLTELDLGNCRQITDLSFLTHCPHLTYLNLGECGQLTDLSLLASCPELNELNLAHCTQTTDFSFLEHCPHLTDLNLEGCSQIADWSFLERCPSLTQLNLEGCAQIMNLSFLERFPHLTYLNLRGCRQLTDLSVLADCPKLMWLSVGYCDQIIDFNFLQHCTQLTYLGLDRCRQIMDFSFLESFPHLTDLNLQDCRQITDFSFLASCPNLIHLNLQDCRQLTDWSFLERLPNLKSYRSCEGELVKIRSR